A genomic window from Salvelinus alpinus chromosome 10, SLU_Salpinus.1, whole genome shotgun sequence includes:
- the LOC139532182 gene encoding bromodomain adjacent to zinc finger domain protein 2B-like isoform X12, with the protein MESGERLASPAPPTARTSSPAASSSSSSSSSPAPHSKSSLAPSPAASLGSTLSTSGRLYGAMSDQQPYTLSSAFPLVSHPAFGLYTTSSGRPEFGGLGSLGSLGSLGSLGMSAALAAHPQLSALTEWWRAAEAHSRGAAAFLPPFLGLPTMFTPHIQQNHSPLQAPSRTPSKNGQTPKGVNGAVNGSGVCSPTMQGSYSMNASPSLGASQAVKGPNSKAKGPRSSPHSQSHTAELQLEKVPRKPKDKKPSKKPAEVAGVSDSESGSSSDSSSDGAISSDLEDLGGEEDDDDDDDDDDEDEEEEGKSEAWNSEKEKARRTKKKMKIGTLSSGMKEAQDNRNSLPHSLPSDPPTLVPSQHSPFTLSQSFPLSLQTSRPREEGLQQHLSVIQSTGLAASSKPLALLTQPRRETSPSPVSASPIPLITSPKGRTTASPKPPKLLPSSPQHPPLSLCSSSKPLSVPSLARSVPLASSPQSFPLLTSPMANSQQPKPLKTPGSGKASKRKLLEESLSQINEFRLKQSLLSQGQTFPAAQPKKQQGHKTSRKAAGVTSSSLPPPKLSSSESPCGGGRSTKLPPAPLPLPPPPQNNHSNLFLSSALLGLAAHPNGVIQSTTAQDAPLALITKPRKDSNKDLSGAGASLSLPVNLSTGGRVHSASSQGPPARPATSPSPTTARGPRKIKAPKAPKLQAPNLQVQAHALAPMAAWKGLSQSHLVQSLVDLFRGAEAGLPGLPGLPSSKDSDDSVEDDDDDDDDDLDDLEDDEEDSDDSLSDSDSNSDSDKDVSGGKLKDPKLKLPSSGSASKREKTPLKLTKGHASLLSDSTNHTAASCSPLNLQVIKTPNIVTSSSALAYHSSPSSSYSLVTPPGAGKRKRVMDEQELRIPLELGWQRETRIKSASGKMQGDVAYYAPCGKKLRQYPDVVKYLSRNGISGITRDNFSFSAKIMVGDFYEAREGPQGLQWSLLKDEDVIPHILAMDGRRGRPPNSERQRGAEGGKGSRRRKGRPPNVGEGLGLGAEVPSPSEAKLLRKLEAQEIARQAAQMKMMRKLEKQAMARAAKDARKQQAIMAAEERRKQKEQMKLIKQQEKIKRIQQIRLEKEMRAQQILEAKRRKKEEVANAKIMEAEKRIKEKEMRRQHAVILKHQERERRRQHGMLMKAVEARKKAEERERLRQEKRDEKRLNKERKLELRRLELEIARELKKPNEDMCLADHKPLPEFFRIPGLILPGGAVSDCLMLMQFLRGFGKVLGFDVGVDVPTLGMLQEGLLNVGDSMGHVQDLLVRLLSLAVCDPGLPPGHKTKTMLGDHLTNVGINRDNVSEVLQMYMGAHCGQTELAELALSLKTKAFQAHTPAQKASILGFLANELACSKSVVSEIDKNLDHMTNMRKDKWLIEGKLKKLRTIHAKRTGKRDASMGGEEAQPLGTPSSGLKRKRKAGAESDDDDDEDEDSDDLADEDDEEEEEEMKKAKKVETCDEDDGDQSTSVEELEKQIEKLAKQQHQVRRKLFEASHSLRSMMYGQDRYRRRYWVLPHCGGVFIEAMESGEAAGELEKERERRRRAAAGEVHIKEEPQEEEVQKKKPGGVGGEERSVYTPVGSEEGKEEKKGSPNLFLLYPASLSKLTTLLDVAKDVAKETREAKADPRPKYNGSPRPPSVTTTTKTAPPSDPTNNASLPALPTSPCASTAPNLPCEEAKPGYLTSTSSPSSFSSLLSPPPQLFSPMKTSTLAPNPPQLQYLPSDQLLRVLTERSGHWFSLLPRSPCDDTSLTTSPSPGPSPLQSSPLPSSSLTRPRSPPASPALPLTPSAASASASPHHPAGFINYPLSALQVKAGGSLLSLSAFCGGWPSGMLSPSQLPFCSSPLPGHSGLSSLEGSANAPPSVSSKSESPVPPGEKLSSTVPSPAMMEVPKHSDHPTPRPIPEEMLSGWWRVSDIEELRSLVGSLHSRGTREKGLHRQMHKYMELIPQVCTKHRDAAMIELCELEESQVSVESVRGWCVEEQAMEMDIAVLQQVEELERKVTTASLQVKGWMYPEPQSEREDLVYHEHKPLPKHQPAAGGAGDKDQPEDKADHKAGGVVRHADNPLDIAVTRLADLERNIERRGEEEVAHGMKVWRKALSDVRSAAQLAMCLQQLQKSIAWERSIMKVYCQICRKGDNEDLLLLCDGCDKGCHTYCHKPKITTIPEGDWYCPACISKASGPSPKNKKPPSKPVAGGGGKKPTAAEAKRNGKQAGNSNGNVEMSEDDSASANSTPKKGGGAKEPPSRKRKGEESPAPSQAPPTPQTPSQESPVVCVKRAKTARDNNRDLGLCRVLLAELERHQDAWPFLNPVNTKGIPGYRKVIKKPMDFATIREKLISSQYQNLETFIIDVNLVFDNCEKFNEDNSDIGRAGHNMRKFFDKRWTELLKQIN; encoded by the exons GTCGTTTGTATGGGGCGATGAGCGACCAGCAGCCCTACACGTTGTCAAGTGCCTTCCCCCTGGTCAGCCACCCAGCTTTCGGCCTGTACACCACCAGCTCAGGACGCCCAGAGTTTGGAGGCCTGGGGTCATTGGGGTCCCTGGGTTCTCTGGGGTCCTTGGGGATGTCTGCTGCCCTGGCCGCACACCCCCAGCTGAGTGCTCTGACAG AATGGTGGCGAGCAGCAGAGGCCCACAGTAGGGGGGCAGCAGCCTTCCTCCCCCCGTTCCTGGGCCTCCCCACAATGTTCACCCCCCACATCCAGCAGAACCACAGCCCCCTGCAAGCCCCCTCCAGGACCCCCAGCAAAAACGGACAGACCCCCAAAG GGGTGAACGGGGCAGTGAACGGAAGTGGGGTCTGCTCCCCAACCATGCAGGGGTCTTACTCCATGAACGCGTCCCCATCCCTGGGTGCCTCCCAGGCTGTTAAGGGCCCCAACTCCAAGGCCAAGGGCCCCAGGAGCAGCCCTCACAGCCAGAGCCACACAGCAGAGCTACAGCTGGAGAAAGTACCCCGCAAACCTAAGGACAAG AAGCCCAGTAAAAAGCCAGCAGAGGTCGCTGGGGTCAGTGACAGCGAATCAGGCTCTTCCTCGGACAGCTCCAGCGACGGAGCCATCAGCAGCGACCTGGAGGACCTCGGAGGGGAAGAGGACGACGACGATGATGACGACGACgatgatgaggatgaggaagaggagggcaaGAGCGAGGCGTGGAACTCTGAGAAGGAGAAGGCGAGGCGGACGAAGAAAAAAATGAAG atCGGGACACTAAGCTCGGGCATGAAGGAGGCCCAAGACAATAGGAACAGCCTGCCCCACAGCCTACCCTCCGACCCCCCCACCCTGGTCCCCTCACAGCACTCCCCCTTTACCCTGTCCCAGAGCTTCCCCCTGTCCCTCCAGACCTCCCGGCCCAGGGAGGAGGGTCTCCAGCAGCACCTCAGTGTCATCCAGTCCACGGGTCTAGCAGCCAGCTCCAAGCCCCTTGCCCTCCTCACCCAACCCCGCAGGGAAACCTCCCCATCACCCGTCTCTGCCTCTCCAATCCCCCTCATCACCTCCCCCAAAGGACGCACCACAGCCTCCCCCAAGCCGCCCAAGCTTCTGCCCTCCTCGCCGCAGCACCCGCCCCTGTCCCTCTGCTCTTCCTCCAAGCCCCTGTCGGTGCCCTCCCTGGCCCGCTCTGTACCCCTGGCCTCCTCGCCTCAATCCTTCCCTCTCCTCACGTCGCCCATGGCCAACTCCCAGCAGCCCAAGCCTCTGAAGACACCTGGCAGTGGGAAGGCTAGTAAGAGGAAGTTGCTGGAGGAATCACTCTCTCAGATCAACGAATTCAGGCTCAAACAG TCTTTACTCTCGCAAGGCCAGACGTTCCCGGCGGCGCAGCCCAAGAAGCAGCAGGGTCACAAAACCTCTAGGAAGGCTGCTGGGGTGACGTCATCCTCCTTGCCGCCCCCCAAGCTGTCCTCCTCGGAGAGTCCGTGTGGTGGTGGCAGAAGCACCAAGTTGCCCCctgctcccctccccctcccccctcccccccagaaCAACCACTCCAACCTCTTCCTGTCCAGCGCTCTCCTGGGCCTGGCTGCCCACCCCAACGGAGTCATCCAAAGCACCACCGCTCAGGACGCGCCGCTAGCCCTTATCACCAAGCCCCGCAAAGACTCCAACAAGGACCTCTCTGGGGCAGGGGCGTCCCTCTCGCTGCCCGTCAACCTCAGCACCGGCGGAAGGGTCCACTCGGCCTCCTCTCAGGGCCCCCCGGCGCGGCCCGCTACCTCACCCTCACCGACCACGGCCCGGGGCCCCAGGAAGATCAAGGCCCCCAAGGCCCCTAAGCTCCAGGCCCCTAACCTCCAGGTTCAGGCCCATGCTCTGGCCCCCATGGCAGCCTGGAAGGGCCTCTCTCAGAGTCACCTGGTGCAGTCTCTGGTGGACCTGTTCAGAGGGGCCGAGGCCGGCCTCCCAGGTCTCCCCGGTCTCCCTAGCAGCAAGGACTCGGATGACTCTGTTGAGgatgacgacgacgacgacgatgATGATCTGGatgatttggaggatgatgaggaggactcGGATGACAGCTTGTCAG ATTCTGACAGTAACTCGGACAGCGACAAGGACGTCTCCGGTGGCAAACTGAAGGACCCGAAGCTGAAGCTGCCATCGTCAGGCTCCGCCTCCAAGAGGGAGAAAACCCCACTCAAGCTAACCAAAGGCCACGCCTCCTTACTGAGCGACTCAACCAATCACACAGCCGCCAGCTGCTCCCCGCTCAACCTGCAGGTCATCAAGACGCCCAACATCGTCACCAGCTCCAGTGCCTTGGCCTATCACagctctccttcctcttcctacTCCCTGGTCACGCCCCCAG gcGCAGGGAAAAGAAAGAGGGTGATGGATGAGCAGGAGTTGAGGATACCTCTGGAGTTGGG CTGGCAGAGAGAAACGCGGATCAAGAGCGCGTCCGGGAAGATGCAAGGCGACGTGGCGTACTACGCGCCATGCGGGAAGAAGTTGAGGCAGTACCCAGATGTGGTGAAG TATCTATCCAGAAATGGAATAAGTGGCATCACACGCGATAATTTTAGCTTCAGTGCAAAGATAATGGTTGGTGACTTCTATGAAGCCAGAGAAGGACCCCAG GGTCTGCAGTGGAGCCTGCTGAAGGACGAGGATGTCATCCCTCATATCCTGGCCATGGATGGCCGGCGGGGACGGCCCCCCAACTCAGAGCGCCAGCGCGGGGCCGAGGGGGGAAAGGGCTCCCGGAGGAGGAAGGGCCGGCCGCCCAACGTGGGAGAGGGTCTGGGGTTGGGGGCAGAGGTGCCTAGCCCCAGCGAGGCCAAACTCTTACGCAAACTGGAGGCCCAAG AGATAGCCAGGCAGGCGGCCCAGATGAAGATGATGAGGAAGCTAGAGAAGCAGGCCATGGCCAGGGCAGCCAAAGATGCCAGGAAGCAACaag CCATCATGGCGGCCGAGGAAAGGAGGAAGCAGAAGGAGCAAATGAAGCTCATCAAGCAGCAG GAGAAGATCAAGCGTATTCAGCAGATCAGGTTGGAGAAGGAGATGAGGGCACAGCAGATCCTGGAG GCTAAACGGAGAAAGAAAGAAGAGGTTGCGAATGCCAAAATTATGGAGGCAGAGAAACGAATAAAG GAGAAAGAAATGCGAAGACAGCATGCAGTCATTTTAAAGCACCAG gagagggagaggagacggcAACATGGGATGCTCATGAAGGCGGTGGAGGCTCGCAAAAAAGCAGAG GAGCGCGAGCGCTTGCGGCAGGAAAAGAGGGATGAGAAACGCCTGAACAAGGAGCGGAAATTGGAGCTGAGGAGGCTGGAACTGGAGATTGCCAGGGAGCTGAAGAAGCCAAATGAAGACATGTGTCTGGCCGATCATAAG CCTCTTCCAGAGTTTTTCAGAATCCCTGGCCTGATCTTGCCGGGGGGTGCGGTGTCTGACTGCCTGATGCTGATGCAGTTCCTACGCGGCTTTGGGAAGGTGCTGGGCTTCGATGTGGGGGTGGACGTACCCACCCTGGGcatgctgcaggagggcctgctCAACGTGGGAGACAGCATGGGACACGTCCAGGACCTGCTGGTCAGACTGCTCTCCCTGGCCGTGTGTGACCCAGGACTGCCCCCAGGACACAAG acCAAGACCATGCTGGGGGACCATCTGACCAACGTGGGCATCAACCGGGACAACGTGTCGGAGGTGCTGCAGATGTACATGGGGGCCCATTGCGGGCAGACTGAGCTGGCTGAGCTGGCCCTCAGCCTGAAGACCAAGGCCTTCCAGGCCCACACCCCCGCCCAGAAGGCCTCCATACTAGGCTTTCTGGCCAATGAGCTGGCCTGCAGCAAGAGTGTCGTCAG CGAGATCGACAAGAACCTTGATCACATGACCAACATGAGGAAGGACAAGTGGCTGATCGAGGGCAAACTCAAAAA gTTGAGGACCATCCATGCCAAGCGGACCGGGAAGAGAGATGCCAGCATGGGAGGGGAGGAGGCCCAGCCCCTGGGTACGCCCTCCTCTGGCCTCAAACGCAAGAGAAAGGCCGGAGCAGAAAGCGACGACGACGATGATGAAGACGAAGACAGCGATGACCTGGCCGATGAAGatgacgaggaagaggaggaggagatgaagaaGGCGAAGAAAGTGGAAACGTGTGACGAGGACGATGGGGACCAATCAACTAGTGTGGAGGAGCTGGAGAAACAGATAGAGAAGCTAGCCAAG CAACAGCACCAGGTGAGGAGGAAGCTGTTTGAGGCGTCCCACTCCCTGCGCTCCATGATGTACGGCCAGGACCGGTACCGCCGGCGCTACTGGGTTCTGCCCCACTGCGGAGGGGTCTTCATCGAGGCCATGGAGAGCGGAGAAGCTGCGGGGgagctggagaaagagagggagaggaggaggagggcggcAGCAGGGGAGGTGCACATCAAGGAGGAGCCGCAGGAGGAGGAGGTGCAGAAGAAGAAACCTGGGGGCGTCGGCGGGGAGGAGAGGAGCGTCTACACCCCCGTGGGGtcagaggaagggaaggaggagaagaaaggtTCTCCCAACCTTTTCCTCTTGTATCCGGCCTCTCTCTCCAAACTGACCACGCTCCTCGACGTCGCTAAGGACGTTGCCAAGGAAACCCGCGAAGCCAAGGCAGACCCCCGCCCCAAATACAACGGCAGCCCCAGGCCACCGTCTGTTACCACGACAACAAAAACAGCACCACCATCCGATCCCACCAACAACGCCTCTCTGCCCGCCTTACCTACAAGCCCCTGTGCGTCGACGGCGCCGAACCTGCCGTGCGAGGAGGCCAAACCCGGCTACCTCACCTCCACCTCATCcccctcctcgttctcctccctTCTGAGCCCCCCACCCCAGCTTTTCAGCCCTATGAAGACCTCcaccctagcccctaaccctcCACAGCTCCAGTACCTCCCCAGTGACCAGCTCCTCAGGGTCCTGACAGAGAGGAGCGGTCACTGGTTCAGCTTGCTTCCCCGCTCCCCCTGTGACGACACCTCCctcaccacctctccctcccctggGCCCAGCCCTCTCCAGTCCTCCCCGCTGCCTTCCTCCAGCCTCACCCGGCCCAGGTCTCCCCCGGCCTCCCCCGCCCTGCCTCTCACCCCCTCGGCAGCGTCGGCCTCAGCCAGCCCCCACCACCCAGCTGGCTTCATCAACTACCCTCTGTCAGCCCTGCAG GTTAAGGCTGGAGGGTCGTTGCTGAGTCTCTCAGCGTTCTGCGGTGGCTGGCCCAGTGGAATGCTGAGCCCCAGCCAGCTACCCTTCTGCAGCAGCCCCCTGCCAGGCCACTCGGGCCTCAGCTCCCTGGAGGGCAGTGCCAACGCGCCGCCCAGCGTCTCCAGCAAGAGCGAGTCGCCCGTTCCTCCCGGCGAGAAGCTCTCGTCCACGGTGCCCTCTCCCGCCATGATGGAGGTGCCCAAGCACTCGGACCACCCCACACCACGGCCCATCCCCGagg agaTGCTGTCAGGCTGGTGGCGGGTGTCAGACATTGAGGAGCTGCGCTCCCTGGTGGGGTCCCTCCACAGCCGGGGAACCAGAGAGAAGGGCCTGCACCGACAGATGCACAAATACATGGAGCTCATCCCACAGGTCTGCACCAAGCACCGAGACG CGGCCATGATAGAGCTGTGTGAGCTGGAGGAGAGCCAGGTGAGTGTGGAGTCAGTGCGGGGGTGGTGTGTGGAGGAGCAGGCCATGGAGATGGACATCGCTGTGCTGCAGCAGGTGGAGGAGCTGGAGAGGAAGGTCACCACCGCCAGCCTGCAGGtcaag GGCTGGATGTACCCCGAGCCCCAATCAGAGAGGGAGGACCTGGTCTACCACGAGCACAAGCCCCTCCCCAAACACCAACCAGCGGCGGGCGGCGCTGGCGACAAAGACCAACCGGAAGACAAGGCGGACCACAAGGCAGGCGGCGTGGTGCGTCACGCGGACAACCCTCTGGACATAGCGGTGACGCGATTGGCGGACCTGGAGAGGAACATCGAGAGAAG GGGCGAGGAGGAGGTGGCCCATGGGATGAAGGTGTGGAGGAAGGCCCTGAGCGACGTCCGCAGTGCCGCCCAGCTGGCCATGTGTCTCCAGCAGCTCCAGAAGTCCATCGCCTGGGAGAGGTCCATCATGAAAGTG TACTGTCAGATCTGCAGGAAGGGTGACAACGAGGACCTGCTCCTGCTGTGTGACGGCTGTGACAAAGGCTGCCACACGTACTGTCACAAACCCAAGATCACCACCATCCCCGAGGGGGACTGGTACTGCCCCGCCTGCATATCCAAG gCGAGCGGCCCATCTCCCAAGAACAAGAAGCCGCCGAGCAAACCGGTGGCGGGTGGAGGCGGGAAGAAACCCACCGCTGCCGAGGCCAAGCGGAACGGGAAGCAGGCCGGCAACAGTAACGGTAACGTGGAGATGTCAGAGGACGACTCGGCGAGCGCCAACAGCACCCCGAAGAAAGGAGGAGGAGCGAAAGAGCCCCCCAgcaggaagaggaaaggagaagagagtccCGCCCCATCCCAGGCCCCGCCCACACCCCAGACACCCAGTCAGGagagccctgtggtgtgtgtgaagAGAGCCAAAACAGCCAGAGACAACAACAGAGACCTGGGTTTGTGcag GGTGCTCCTGGCTGAGTTGGAGCGGCACCAGGATGCCTGGCCCTTCCTCAACCCCGTCAACACCAAGGGGATCCCTGGGTACAGGAAGGTCATCAAGAAGCCCATGGACTTCGCCACCATCAGAGAGAAGCTCATAAGCAGCCA GTATCAGAATCTGGAGACTTTCATTATTGACGTCAACCTGGTTTTTGATAACTGTGAAAAGTTTAATGAAGACAATTCAGACATCGGGCGAGCGGGACACAACATGAGGAAGTTCTTTGATAAGAGATGGACAGAGCTTCTCAAGCAAATAAACTAA